In Fusarium oxysporum Fo47 chromosome VII, complete sequence, the following proteins share a genomic window:
- a CDS encoding ankyrin repeat-containing domain protein, which yields RTLLHWLAMNGVAFLIPKLIETGFDVNAVESDFRTPLHLAVIGNHFPAVKCLVENGANVHAEDLEHMLP from the coding sequence CGAACATTGCTCCATTGGTTGGCAATGAATGGTGTTGCATTTCTTATTCCTAAACTGATCGAAACTGGGTTTGACGTCAACGCAGTAGAGTCGGATTTCAGGACGCCTCTGCATCTTGCTGTCATTGGCAACCATTTCCCCGCTGTAAAGTGTCTTGTGGAAAATGGCGCCAATGTACATGCAGAGGACCTTGAACATATGCTGCCT